The Agromyces hippuratus genome has a window encoding:
- a CDS encoding O-antigen ligase family protein, with protein MSTDRRRWITAYATFALFTVLAGQFWRNLLGWWGFGIVAALVLIGAVVLVAQVKPRWIWRRVPKSTLVFVLLATASIAWSFYPGASALGVAITLATTFTAVALVLCLNWTQFVRCLGGALKWVLGLSLAFELWVAIFVGGPLLPNFPDFEVTGEKLPMAFYWSRGLLFDGGPIEGIVASRNLLAMVALLGLVVFGAMLAAGSVRRGSGIAWIVVAGLVFALTRSATVILVAVIVLVALGFALWARRVGPDRRRGLYWAAAATLVAAVTALIVFWDRLLDLFGKSEDLTGRFDIWNSVIGLAVERPWFGWGWVGYWVPWVEPFEDLAVRKGVTYLQAHNAWLDVWMQLGIIGVIAFASIVTGALWRSWFLAVDRPMDAAGRPLPHSAAALVPLLLLVALIGQSFAESRLLIESGWLLLIAIAWSTKRRQWEHEPLPAEPVPVPASRMPPPEVAR; from the coding sequence ATGAGCACCGATCGACGACGCTGGATCACGGCGTACGCGACGTTCGCGCTGTTCACCGTGCTCGCCGGCCAGTTCTGGCGCAACCTGCTCGGCTGGTGGGGATTCGGCATCGTCGCCGCCCTGGTGCTGATCGGCGCGGTCGTGCTGGTCGCCCAGGTGAAGCCGAGGTGGATCTGGCGCCGGGTGCCGAAGTCGACCCTCGTCTTCGTGCTGCTCGCGACGGCCTCGATCGCGTGGTCGTTCTACCCCGGGGCATCCGCGCTCGGCGTGGCCATCACCCTCGCGACCACGTTCACCGCCGTCGCCCTCGTGCTGTGCCTGAACTGGACGCAGTTCGTGCGCTGCCTCGGCGGCGCGCTCAAGTGGGTGCTCGGCCTCTCGCTCGCCTTCGAGCTCTGGGTCGCGATCTTCGTCGGCGGGCCGCTGCTGCCGAACTTCCCCGATTTCGAGGTCACGGGCGAGAAGCTGCCCATGGCCTTCTACTGGTCGCGCGGACTCCTCTTCGACGGCGGCCCCATCGAGGGCATCGTCGCGAGCCGCAACCTGCTGGCGATGGTGGCGCTGCTCGGACTCGTCGTGTTCGGGGCCATGCTCGCGGCCGGCAGCGTTCGCCGTGGCTCCGGCATCGCGTGGATCGTCGTCGCCGGCCTCGTGTTCGCGCTCACCCGGTCGGCGACCGTCATCCTCGTCGCCGTCATCGTGCTCGTGGCGCTCGGCTTCGCGCTCTGGGCGAGGAGGGTCGGGCCCGATCGCCGTCGTGGGCTGTACTGGGCCGCCGCGGCGACGCTCGTGGCGGCGGTCACCGCGCTGATCGTCTTCTGGGATCGGCTGCTCGACCTCTTCGGCAAGAGCGAAGACCTCACCGGCCGGTTCGACATCTGGAACTCCGTGATCGGGCTCGCCGTCGAACGACCGTGGTTCGGCTGGGGCTGGGTCGGCTACTGGGTGCCCTGGGTCGAACCGTTCGAGGATCTCGCCGTGCGCAAGGGCGTGACCTACCTGCAGGCGCACAACGCCTGGCTCGACGTGTGGATGCAGCTCGGCATCATCGGCGTGATCGCATTCGCCTCCATCGTGACCGGTGCGCTGTGGCGCTCGTGGTTCCTCGCCGTCGACCGTCCGATGGATGCCGCGGGGCGGCCGCTCCCCCATTCCGCCGCCGCCCTCGTGCCGCTGCTCCTGCTCGTCGCGCTCATCGGTCAGAGCTTCGCCGAGAGCCGTCTCCTGATCGAGAGCGGCTGGCTGCTGCTCATCGCGATCGCCTGGTCGACCAAGCGGCGGCAGTGGGAGCACGAACCCCTTCCAGCCGAGCCCGTGCCGGTGCCGGCATCGCGGATGCCTCCTCCCGAGGTCGCTCGATGA
- a CDS encoding methyltransferase domain-containing protein, whose protein sequence is MSSSKRVLRIDPALLEGVGTIDVLFDGRRVWSVGTDDIPEGRLVWPKTMRSYFDGRTEVSIRDSANSEELVTTELRFGRSERRIELRDAAGRPLAMNKWQRLGPVFEGGNVELRERLLENARSLVALLEREAFDVYIVGGSLLGYMRTGGLLPHDDDIDLAFLSKHSHPADIALDSYRMESALARAGMTVVRHSLTHLEIDFFDDQGHVEHYVDIFTGYFRDGLYCQPFALRGPEVTPADLLPVQRVEVDGVTLPAPKRPEAWLEYAYGPNWLVPDPSFVFNTSQWTRRRFENNFGVYNRARVYWEKRYLSLDGVQPKAPDEAGVVAWAEALPDGAAVLDLGCGTGESTNLIASTGRRVMGIDFSHEALSIASKNAVPGATFAYTNVNDRHALFALGASMLATGEVWHVRIADVIHGLTLANRQALFEFLELVLRGGAVAWGTTYTDLPAWYERGDPTSWHYPEEWFEDELSKHALSVEFVSNGRQETQRGRRDQVEFFVRSTRTSTTDNGDR, encoded by the coding sequence ATGAGCTCATCCAAGCGAGTACTTCGCATCGATCCCGCGCTGCTCGAGGGGGTCGGAACGATCGACGTGCTGTTCGACGGACGCCGTGTCTGGTCCGTCGGCACCGACGACATCCCCGAGGGCCGGTTGGTCTGGCCGAAGACGATGCGTTCGTACTTCGACGGCCGAACCGAGGTGAGCATCCGGGACTCCGCGAACAGCGAGGAGCTCGTCACCACCGAACTGCGGTTCGGACGGTCCGAACGTCGCATCGAGCTCCGCGACGCAGCCGGGCGGCCGCTCGCGATGAACAAGTGGCAGCGCCTCGGCCCGGTCTTCGAGGGCGGCAACGTCGAACTGCGCGAACGACTTCTCGAGAACGCTCGCTCGCTCGTGGCGCTGCTCGAGCGCGAGGCGTTCGACGTCTACATCGTCGGCGGGAGCCTTCTCGGTTACATGCGCACCGGAGGGCTGCTGCCCCATGACGACGACATCGACCTCGCCTTCCTGAGCAAGCATTCGCACCCCGCCGATATCGCCCTCGACAGCTATCGCATGGAGAGTGCGCTCGCTCGCGCCGGCATGACGGTGGTGCGGCACAGCCTGACGCACCTCGAGATCGACTTCTTCGACGACCAGGGGCATGTCGAGCACTACGTCGACATCTTCACCGGCTACTTCCGCGACGGTCTGTACTGCCAGCCGTTCGCGCTGCGGGGACCCGAGGTCACGCCCGCCGACCTCCTGCCTGTGCAGCGGGTGGAGGTCGACGGAGTCACGCTGCCCGCCCCGAAGCGACCGGAAGCGTGGCTCGAGTACGCGTACGGGCCGAACTGGCTCGTGCCCGATCCCTCGTTCGTCTTCAACACCTCGCAATGGACCCGGCGACGCTTCGAGAACAACTTCGGGGTGTACAACCGGGCTCGTGTCTACTGGGAGAAGCGCTATCTCTCCCTCGACGGCGTCCAGCCGAAGGCGCCCGACGAGGCGGGTGTCGTCGCGTGGGCCGAGGCGCTGCCCGACGGCGCCGCGGTGCTCGACCTCGGCTGCGGTACCGGCGAGTCCACGAACCTGATCGCCTCGACCGGGCGACGCGTGATGGGGATCGATTTCAGTCACGAGGCGCTCTCGATCGCCTCGAAGAACGCCGTGCCCGGTGCGACGTTCGCCTACACGAATGTGAACGACCGCCACGCGCTGTTCGCACTCGGTGCCAGCATGCTCGCGACCGGTGAGGTCTGGCATGTGCGCATTGCCGACGTGATCCACGGGCTGACTCTGGCCAACCGTCAGGCGCTGTTCGAGTTCCTCGAGCTCGTGCTGCGCGGTGGCGCCGTCGCCTGGGGCACCACCTACACCGACCTTCCGGCCTGGTACGAGCGCGGGGATCCGACCAGCTGGCACTACCCGGAGGAGTGGTTCGAGGACGAGCTCTCCAAGCATGCGTTGAGCGTCGAGTTCGTCTCGAACGGTCGGCAGGAGACGCAGCGAGGTCGCCGAGACCAGGTGGAGTTCTTCGTCCGTTCGACCCGGACGTCCACGACCGACAATGGAGACCGTTGA
- a CDS encoding glycosyltransferase family 2 protein, with the protein MLKVSVVVATYSSGPGLDKLVASLDGQTMPADEFEVIFVDDGSPDGTVERLQRIAATRPNVRVERIENSGWASRPRNVGTDLAVGEYVLYMDHDDELYPDALRGAFEFARRAGADVLNGKEARTHDPGWALDTYRDDREQDLGRDDAHPLIPMNPHKLYRAEFLREHGIRFPEGRRVFWEDAFFNIEVAAHATTISTLTSVPFYHWVQTDGSGSTTFKRSDPAWWDYLERVLESADQHLGRDSLQARQLRLHQYRSRILSSFVPAHGKRPAEERALVEERARALQTRFMDEADDAALDAGALATARALRSGDPELLAKISTTAGTDRFGAAELISLRWDDGALVLAATSSSVQRLPGGGTFRVDGERVLAAPVEAIGPLGSADEFDVSDELAATSAAFAVRGRRSRLAWLVPSETSHRTVSPLADGLEARFSLRADGRLDVASAAAGAPLDDQVWDVFLRVNRAGRVQQPRVRTTSPAVAALLDGRPAVAYANRDGNLSIDLGGHVTSLFDGSAPGPVISAERHEGGMRVTLELPDVAVSGTGTGDGWVELAYRRDGVRSKLVGGLRRVLRREHPATRFPVRYASAENGARATIELPPEAGRYRWLPSSRSPELAPWNLIVGDGTARLASDRG; encoded by the coding sequence ATGCTCAAGGTCAGCGTCGTCGTTGCGACGTACTCCTCCGGTCCCGGCCTCGACAAGCTGGTGGCCTCCCTCGACGGGCAGACGATGCCCGCCGACGAATTCGAGGTCATCTTCGTCGACGACGGATCGCCCGACGGCACGGTCGAGCGACTGCAGCGCATCGCCGCCACCAGGCCCAACGTGCGGGTCGAGCGCATCGAGAACTCCGGCTGGGCCTCGCGGCCCCGGAACGTCGGCACCGACCTCGCCGTCGGCGAGTACGTCCTGTACATGGATCACGACGACGAGCTCTACCCCGACGCACTCCGGGGCGCCTTCGAATTCGCACGGCGAGCCGGCGCCGACGTCCTGAACGGCAAGGAGGCCCGAACGCACGACCCCGGTTGGGCCCTCGACACCTATCGCGACGACCGCGAGCAGGACCTCGGGCGTGACGACGCTCACCCGTTGATCCCGATGAACCCGCACAAGCTCTACCGCGCGGAGTTCCTGCGCGAACACGGCATCCGCTTCCCCGAGGGCCGCCGGGTCTTCTGGGAGGACGCGTTCTTCAACATCGAGGTCGCGGCCCATGCGACGACGATCTCGACGCTGACCTCCGTGCCGTTCTACCACTGGGTGCAGACCGACGGCAGCGGATCCACGACGTTCAAGCGATCCGACCCGGCGTGGTGGGACTATCTCGAGCGTGTCCTCGAGTCGGCCGACCAGCACCTCGGCCGCGACTCGCTGCAGGCGCGGCAACTGCGGCTTCACCAGTACCGGAGCAGGATTCTCAGCTCCTTCGTTCCCGCGCACGGCAAGCGACCCGCTGAGGAACGCGCACTGGTCGAGGAACGCGCACGCGCCCTGCAGACGCGGTTCATGGACGAGGCCGACGATGCTGCGCTGGATGCGGGCGCGCTCGCGACCGCACGTGCCCTCCGCTCCGGCGACCCGGAACTGCTCGCGAAGATCTCGACGACCGCGGGCACCGATCGATTCGGCGCAGCGGAGCTCATCTCGCTCCGCTGGGACGACGGCGCCCTCGTGCTCGCCGCAACGTCGTCGTCCGTGCAGCGGCTGCCCGGTGGCGGAACGTTCCGCGTCGACGGCGAGCGCGTGCTCGCGGCACCCGTCGAGGCGATCGGTCCGCTCGGCTCGGCAGACGAGTTCGACGTGAGCGACGAACTCGCTGCGACATCCGCTGCGTTCGCGGTGCGGGGTCGGCGATCACGACTCGCCTGGCTCGTCCCCAGCGAGACATCCCACCGCACGGTCTCGCCCCTGGCCGACGGCCTCGAAGCCCGTTTCTCCCTCCGCGCCGACGGTCGTCTCGACGTCGCCTCCGCGGCGGCCGGTGCACCCCTCGACGATCAGGTGTGGGACGTGTTCCTGCGTGTGAACCGCGCCGGTCGAGTGCAGCAGCCTCGGGTGCGAACGACCTCCCCGGCCGTCGCCGCGCTGCTCGACGGCCGCCCGGCGGTCGCCTATGCGAACCGCGACGGCAACCTCAGCATCGACCTCGGCGGTCACGTGACGTCGTTGTTCGACGGATCGGCTCCCGGTCCCGTGATCTCGGCCGAGCGTCACGAGGGCGGCATGCGCGTCACCCTCGAACTGCCCGACGTCGCGGTGAGCGGCACCGGCACCGGCGACGGCTGGGTCGAACTCGCGTACCGCCGGGACGGAGTCCGGTCCAAGCTCGTTGGCGGGCTCCGCCGAGTCCTGCGTCGCGAACACCCCGCGACCCGGTTCCCGGTGCGCTACGCATCGGCCGAGAACGGTGCCCGAGCGACGATCGAACTGCCGCCGGAGGCCGGCCGCTATCGATGGTTGCCGTCGAGTCGGTCTCCCGAACTCGCCCCATGGAACCTCATCGTCGGTGACGGAACGGCACGCCTTGCGAGCGACCGTGGCTGA
- a CDS encoding IspD/TarI family cytidylyltransferase, whose protein sequence is MYEGHKVSAIVTCAGKGTRFGSNKLLVELDGMTIIERTVRSMMVPIIDEVIVTVSPEHEAEYRRILVEEGGLEVTFVHGGAERHLSAMNGLEATTGDIVITHDGVRPFATAELIERVVSATVEHGAAMLGMPSTVQVKLVSDDGFIEGSLDRSHSWLGQTPQGFKRELLDHAYRQAVETEYSRVSDDADLVAEFAGTSVRIVEGHVNNIKITTPQDLGTARLIVEHLVEDE, encoded by the coding sequence ATGTACGAGGGACACAAGGTTTCGGCGATCGTCACGTGCGCCGGCAAGGGCACCCGATTCGGCTCGAACAAGCTGCTCGTCGAACTCGACGGGATGACGATCATCGAACGCACCGTCCGGTCGATGATGGTGCCGATCATCGACGAGGTCATCGTCACCGTGAGCCCCGAGCACGAGGCCGAGTACCGGCGGATCCTCGTCGAGGAGGGCGGGCTCGAGGTCACGTTCGTGCACGGCGGCGCCGAGCGCCATCTCTCGGCGATGAACGGCCTCGAAGCCACCACGGGCGACATCGTGATCACCCACGACGGCGTCAGGCCGTTCGCCACGGCGGAGCTCATCGAGCGTGTCGTCTCGGCGACGGTCGAGCACGGCGCCGCCATGCTCGGCATGCCGAGCACGGTGCAGGTCAAGCTCGTCAGCGACGACGGCTTCATCGAGGGGTCGCTCGACCGATCGCACTCCTGGCTCGGCCAGACGCCGCAGGGCTTCAAGCGCGAGCTCCTCGATCACGCCTACCGACAGGCCGTCGAGACCGAGTACTCACGTGTGAGCGACGACGCCGACCTCGTCGCCGAGTTCGCAGGAACCTCGGTGCGGATCGTCGAGGGGCACGTGAACAACATCAAGATCACGACCCCGCAGGACCTCGGCACTGCTCGGCTCATCGTCGAGCACCTCGTCGAAGACGAGTAG
- a CDS encoding glycosyltransferase family 2 protein: MAEQTSGGAASPSVTVVVPTYRSGAGLERLLASLRAQTLPSERFEVLIVDDGSPEADAAWISELVAREPNARFHRIEHSGWPSRPRNVGIELAAGEFILFADHDDELYPTSLASALETLERTGADVFAGKEARTDQAKWGLDVFDGNYDDAGVREDVHPLVPTNPHKLYRASVLREHAIRFPEGDRQLWEDVHFNVDVARRTSRVAIRSDEPFYHWVRDGRTTSTSFGENAEEWWTALGSVVEHIATALDRPEDRRQRRLLLALQFRDRVLPAVGPAMLRRSAEDRALTLSHAARLVTEFGDPDILGTLPNHLAARAHLLRIGRPDLVESLAAFDDGIVGIGFARSVAIEDSIITLRTSTTWMAHRGGFLDLVVDDGRVRRALTPELERVLGPELISLDGDLAAASSQVGLRSRDTAMTWLVPTETVVKVSDDPGYPDVTATSVARIDPATLRHGQPMADGYWDFNVRNVLFGVVNHRALRAVRVGGRAQGARDLRVYQNRHGNLSLQVR; the protein is encoded by the coding sequence GTGGCTGAGCAGACCTCGGGTGGGGCGGCATCGCCCTCCGTCACCGTCGTCGTCCCGACCTATCGCTCGGGCGCGGGGCTCGAGCGGCTCCTCGCATCCCTGCGCGCACAGACCCTGCCATCCGAGCGGTTCGAGGTGCTCATCGTCGACGACGGCTCGCCCGAAGCCGACGCCGCATGGATCAGCGAACTCGTCGCGCGCGAGCCGAACGCCCGATTCCACCGGATCGAGCACTCCGGCTGGCCGAGCCGCCCACGCAACGTCGGCATCGAGCTCGCAGCCGGCGAGTTCATCCTCTTCGCCGATCACGACGACGAGCTGTATCCGACGTCGCTGGCGTCGGCACTCGAGACCCTCGAGCGCACCGGTGCCGACGTCTTCGCCGGCAAGGAGGCCCGAACCGACCAGGCCAAGTGGGGCCTCGACGTCTTCGACGGCAACTACGACGACGCCGGCGTCCGCGAGGACGTCCACCCGCTCGTCCCGACGAACCCGCACAAGCTCTACCGCGCCTCGGTTCTGCGCGAACACGCGATCCGCTTCCCGGAAGGCGATCGCCAGTTGTGGGAGGACGTCCACTTCAACGTCGATGTCGCACGACGCACCTCCCGAGTCGCCATCCGTTCTGACGAGCCGTTCTACCACTGGGTACGCGACGGCCGCACGACGTCGACGAGTTTCGGCGAGAACGCCGAGGAATGGTGGACCGCGCTCGGCAGCGTCGTCGAACACATCGCCACCGCCCTCGACCGGCCCGAGGACCGACGGCAACGCCGGCTGCTCCTCGCGCTGCAGTTCCGAGATCGAGTGCTGCCCGCTGTCGGACCGGCGATGCTGCGCCGCTCTGCCGAGGACCGCGCGCTGACACTGTCGCACGCGGCACGACTCGTCACGGAGTTCGGCGACCCCGACATCCTGGGCACGCTGCCGAACCACCTCGCTGCCCGCGCGCACCTCCTCCGAATCGGGCGCCCCGATCTCGTCGAATCGCTCGCCGCCTTCGACGACGGCATCGTCGGCATCGGCTTCGCTCGATCCGTCGCCATCGAGGACTCGATCATCACCCTTCGGACCTCGACCACGTGGATGGCGCACCGGGGCGGCTTCCTCGATCTCGTGGTCGACGACGGCCGGGTCCGCCGGGCGTTGACGCCCGAGCTCGAGCGCGTGCTCGGTCCGGAGCTCATCTCCCTCGACGGGGATCTCGCCGCGGCATCGAGCCAGGTGGGTCTGCGCTCACGCGACACCGCGATGACCTGGCTCGTGCCGACCGAGACGGTGGTGAAGGTGAGCGATGATCCCGGCTATCCCGACGTCACGGCGACCTCGGTGGCACGCATCGATCCGGCGACGCTGCGACACGGGCAGCCGATGGCTGACGGGTATTGGGACTTCAACGTTCGGAACGTGCTGTTCGGCGTGGTGAACCATCGAGCGCTTCGAGCGGTCCGAGTGGGCGGCCGGGCTCAAGGGGCACGCGATCTCCGCGTCTACCAGAACCGCCATGGCAACCTGAGTCTCCAGGTCCGCTGA
- the manA gene encoding mannose-6-phosphate isomerase, class I produces the protein MFTAIGNTPRDYGWGSATAIAEFRGTDASGAPEAELWLGAHPGSPARVLDAASVGHADLAAWIEADPVRALGARLAAEGARLPFLMKVLAAAAPLSLQAHPTPAQARAGYAREEADGVPLTAYDRNYKDEFHKPELIVAVSDTFDALSGFRPLSEVRGVLEVLRAADAASSEPEPAALDLLESRLSGEHALRDTVEWLLRDGRGGDTGEASWVIDRVTALAASETALASPYGPSFETVGALAAEYPGDPGVVLSLLLNRVRLVRGESLYLAAGNIHAYLDGLGIELMAASDNVLRGGLTPKHIDVTELIDVLDFTPIAAPYLAPLEVSPGVTAYRPGVPDFELYRVGPATQVARVELDGPAIVVVEGDGVSIGGGTGASVVLGRGESVYVTPDERALEISGAGIAWIATTGSPSALVE, from the coding sequence ATGTTCACAGCGATCGGCAACACCCCGCGCGACTACGGCTGGGGCTCCGCCACGGCGATCGCGGAGTTCCGCGGTACCGACGCCTCCGGGGCGCCCGAGGCCGAGCTCTGGCTCGGAGCGCACCCGGGTTCGCCGGCTCGGGTGCTCGACGCGGCATCCGTCGGGCACGCCGATCTCGCAGCCTGGATCGAGGCCGATCCCGTGCGGGCGCTCGGCGCCCGTCTCGCCGCGGAAGGTGCACGGCTGCCGTTCCTCATGAAGGTGCTGGCGGCGGCCGCGCCGCTCTCGCTGCAAGCGCACCCCACGCCCGCGCAGGCGCGCGCCGGGTACGCCCGCGAGGAGGCCGACGGCGTGCCGCTCACGGCATACGACCGCAACTACAAGGACGAGTTCCACAAGCCCGAGCTCATCGTCGCGGTGAGCGACACCTTCGACGCCCTCTCGGGGTTCCGTCCGCTCAGCGAGGTGCGCGGCGTGCTCGAGGTGCTGCGAGCTGCGGATGCCGCGTCGTCCGAGCCCGAACCGGCCGCGCTCGACCTGCTCGAGTCCCGCCTGTCGGGTGAGCACGCACTGCGCGACACCGTCGAGTGGCTGCTGCGCGACGGTCGCGGCGGCGACACCGGCGAGGCGTCGTGGGTCATCGACCGGGTCACGGCGCTCGCGGCATCCGAGACCGCGCTCGCCTCGCCGTACGGGCCGTCGTTCGAGACGGTCGGCGCGCTCGCCGCGGAGTACCCCGGCGACCCCGGGGTCGTGCTCTCGCTGCTGCTCAACCGGGTGCGCCTCGTTCGAGGCGAGTCGCTCTACCTCGCTGCCGGCAACATCCACGCATACCTCGACGGACTGGGCATCGAGCTCATGGCGGCCAGCGACAACGTGCTGCGCGGCGGCCTGACGCCGAAGCACATCGACGTCACCGAACTCATCGACGTGCTCGACTTCACGCCGATCGCCGCGCCCTACCTCGCCCCGCTCGAGGTCTCTCCCGGGGTGACGGCGTACCGTCCCGGCGTACCCGACTTCGAGCTGTACCGGGTCGGGCCGGCGACGCAGGTCGCGCGGGTCGAGCTCGACGGGCCGGCGATCGTGGTCGTCGAGGGCGACGGCGTCTCGATCGGCGGCGGCACCGGGGCATCCGTCGTGCTCGGTCGCGGCGAGTCGGTCTACGTCACGCCCGACGAGCGAGCGCTCGAGATCAGCGGCGCGGGCATCGCCTGGATCGCGACGACGGGATCGCCGTCGGCGCTCGTCGAATAG
- a CDS encoding O-antigen ligase family protein, producing MSLPGAGRDRNDGTSGASGASPLSIALRGFVGSARFAQALTLTAVGLSFSTHAVRSIIGTPGLLAAIAGLLVLCAASLVARWRAVEWYGILPLSILVFIGWCTASILWSSLPALASVARVGYLVAFAFIGVYIALMRDTIQIVRAFGDVLRALLGVSIVLEVLSGIIFDIPIRVLGIQGGIAGLGPIQGIFGSRNMLGFVALIALLTFLVEWRMKIVQRTRAILSLTLAGLCLVLSGSPTTWFALGAALLALAALYGLRKASAPTRWRWQIALLATGVVTIVAAWIFRIRIIELLDARSEFDVRLDVWRELSRYLNLNPLQGWGWVGPWPDAPPYTWIELATGRAHGTALNAYIDVYFQVGVIGALLFIALLGVALVRAWLLASTRRSVVYVWPALMLVAITVTSFAESFALFEGGWMLLVVCAVKAARDMSWRDALRRE from the coding sequence ATGAGCCTGCCCGGAGCCGGCCGCGATCGCAACGACGGCACGTCGGGCGCATCCGGCGCATCGCCGCTGAGCATCGCGCTGCGCGGGTTCGTCGGCTCGGCCCGGTTCGCCCAGGCGCTCACGCTGACCGCCGTGGGCCTCTCCTTCTCGACGCATGCCGTGCGCAGCATCATCGGCACACCGGGCCTCCTCGCCGCGATCGCCGGGCTCCTCGTGCTCTGCGCCGCCTCCCTCGTGGCGCGCTGGCGCGCCGTGGAATGGTACGGCATCCTCCCGCTCTCGATCCTCGTGTTCATCGGGTGGTGCACGGCGTCGATCCTGTGGAGCAGCCTGCCCGCACTGGCATCCGTCGCCCGCGTCGGCTACCTCGTGGCCTTCGCGTTCATCGGCGTCTACATCGCCCTGATGCGCGACACCATCCAGATCGTGCGCGCGTTCGGCGACGTCCTGCGGGCGCTCCTCGGCGTCTCGATCGTGCTCGAGGTGCTCTCGGGCATCATCTTCGACATCCCCATCCGCGTGCTCGGCATCCAGGGCGGCATCGCGGGGCTCGGACCGATCCAGGGCATCTTCGGATCGCGCAACATGCTCGGGTTCGTCGCGCTCATCGCGCTGCTCACGTTCCTCGTCGAATGGCGCATGAAGATCGTGCAGCGCACTCGCGCCATCCTCTCGCTGACGCTCGCCGGGCTGTGCCTGGTCCTCTCGGGATCGCCGACGACTTGGTTCGCCCTCGGCGCCGCCCTCCTGGCGCTGGCCGCGCTCTACGGCCTGCGGAAGGCGTCCGCGCCCACGCGGTGGCGCTGGCAGATCGCCCTGCTCGCCACCGGCGTCGTGACGATCGTCGCAGCGTGGATCTTCCGCATCCGCATCATCGAACTCCTCGACGCGCGCAGCGAGTTCGACGTTCGCCTCGATGTCTGGCGCGAGCTGTCGCGATACCTGAACCTCAACCCGCTGCAGGGCTGGGGATGGGTGGGCCCCTGGCCGGATGCCCCGCCGTACACGTGGATCGAACTCGCCACGGGCCGCGCTCACGGCACCGCACTGAACGCATACATCGACGTCTACTTCCAGGTCGGCGTGATCGGCGCGCTGCTCTTCATCGCATTGCTCGGAGTCGCCCTCGTTCGCGCCTGGCTGCTCGCCTCGACGCGGCGCAGCGTCGTCTACGTGTGGCCGGCGCTCATGCTCGTCGCGATCACGGTGACCTCGTTCGCCGAGAGCTTCGCGCTCTTCGAGGGCGGTTGGATGCTGCTCGTCGTGTGCGCGGTCAAGGCGGCGCGCGACATGAGCTGGCGCGACGCCCTCCGGCGCGAGTGA
- a CDS encoding NAD-dependent epimerase/dehydratase family protein, with product MRTALIGYTGFVGTNLAARHEFDAVYNTRNIAEIANESFDLVVSAGNRADSHRINRHGAEDLAEIDALADRLDSVRIGKLVLVSTVCVYPGGSAPTESTPLSPADLTPYGANRLHQEQRLSAAHDTLVVRLPQLYGDGLKKGIVYDLANDYRVEHIRPDAEFQYYDARRLWNDIGVALEAGIESLNLATPPLRADTVALEGFGVDVSQNDPGPADPFAAMYSRDMRTEHAGLFGASGDYLLDAAAELDGIREFARSIREAV from the coding sequence GTGCGAACCGCCCTCATCGGCTACACCGGCTTCGTCGGAACCAACCTCGCCGCCCGTCACGAGTTCGACGCCGTCTACAACACCCGGAACATCGCCGAGATCGCGAACGAGTCGTTCGATCTGGTCGTGAGCGCCGGCAATCGTGCGGACTCCCACCGGATCAACCGCCACGGAGCTGAGGATCTCGCCGAGATCGACGCGCTCGCCGACCGCCTCGACTCGGTGCGCATCGGCAAGCTCGTGCTCGTCTCGACCGTCTGCGTGTACCCCGGCGGCTCGGCGCCGACCGAGTCGACGCCGTTGAGCCCCGCGGACCTCACTCCCTACGGCGCCAACCGCCTCCATCAGGAGCAGCGCCTCTCCGCTGCGCACGACACCCTCGTGGTTCGGCTCCCGCAGCTGTACGGAGACGGCCTGAAGAAGGGCATCGTCTACGATCTCGCGAACGACTACCGGGTCGAGCACATCCGGCCCGATGCCGAGTTCCAGTACTACGACGCCCGACGTCTCTGGAACGACATCGGCGTCGCGCTCGAGGCGGGCATCGAGTCGTTGAACCTGGCCACCCCGCCGCTCCGCGCCGACACCGTCGCGCTCGAGGGATTCGGCGTCGACGTGTCGCAGAACGACCCCGGACCGGCCGACCCGTTCGCCGCGATGTACAGCCGCGACATGCGCACGGAGCACGCCGGGCTGTTCGGCGCATCCGGAGACTACCTGCTCGACGCGGCCGCCGAACTCGACGGCATCCGCGAATTCGCCCGATCGATCCGAGAGGCGGTCTGA